The genomic interval GCTTTGCTCAATTCATTACTTATTGTAGAAGCTGTAGATGCTTCTTTATAGAATTTTATTTCACTAATTGTATTCCAAGCACTTGTGTTAGCTTCTGTTGTAGCATTTATTCTTCCAAAACAAATTAATTTTACATATGTAACCCCAGTTTGTACACTTGGTAATATAAATTGCTTATAAGTTCCATCTAAATTACTTTGTTGTTTAGCTCCATTGAAAACATCTGTAAAATCTGCAGCTTCTTTTCCTGTAGTAGATACTAAAAATTGAAAAGCATAAGGATCACTTTTAGCAACAGTTAGGTATTGAAATTCAGCTAAGTTATAAGCGGCACCAAGATTAATAATAATTGATGCTTCTCCTGTTGCATTTCCTAAATTACCAGCCCAATCAGTATCTGGGTCATTATCTGTAATTCTTTCTTTTACATTATTTTTTGTATCAGATTTTTCTTCATCAAATGCAAATTCTACAGTAATTCCAGTAGTAATTTCTGTATTAGTTGAAGTTACAGGTACTTCTTGAGAAAACCCATTAAATGCTAGTAAAAAAACTAATGTTCCTAAATAGTTTTTTGTTTGTTTTAAAAATTTTAAAGTAATCATTTTTTCGATATTTTTTTATTTTAATTTAATATATTTGGTAAACCAAACTGGTGTGCCAATTTGGTTTACCAAATATATTAAATTATATTTAAATCTTAAAAATTGATTAAATGCCAGTAAGTTAAATGATTTTTCATGAAAATTATTAGTAATAAAATAATGCCTATTGTGAGTTTAGGTATAATGAAAAGTAAATAATATTTTAGTTTACACTAATCAATTTAATGTCAAATATAATTACTTTACCCCCTAATGGATTAAAAGAGGATAATTTTCCTGAATATCCAATTTTAGAAGGAATAATTAGTTTCGCAGAACCACCTTCTTGAAGATATGTTATTCCTTCAGAAAAACCAGGAATTAGTCTATTTAAATCATAATTAACACCAATATCTGGGCTTTCTTCAAAAACAATTCCATCAGTTGTGTATCCCTTATAATAAACAGTTACATTAGAAGAAAGAGTTGGGGTTTTCCCTGTGCCTTTATCGATAATTATATAATATAACCCAGTGCTACTTTTTTTAGGAGTTAAATTGTTTTTAGAAATATAATCTTGAATTTCTATTTCATTAAGAGAATCATAATCAATTACTTCTTCTTCAATAGTTTCAGTTGAAGAACATGAAACAAATAGAAGTGTTACAAATACTATAGATATAATTGATTTCATTAAGAATGATTTTAATTTGGAGGCAAATATAAGTGGAAAGTTTTAATATTTTTTTTCCAAAAAAGTTAAATCATTAAAATTTATAATTTTAAAAGAAGAATTATTTAACTAGAATTAATTTTTTACTAAAAGAAAAGTAAATAAATAAATCCAGAAATAAATAAATACATGGTAGTTAAAGCAAGTTCGAGTCTATAGCGTTTTATGAGTTTCATTAGTGACATTTATTATTAGATACCAGTTTGTAAAAAAGGTTGCGTCATTTTATGAAAAAAAAGAAGCCAGAATAAATATTATCCTGACTTCTTTAAACTAACTTTTTCTTTTATGGAATTATTCCTTAATTATTTTTTTAGTGATAATCCCTTTTTCAGTTTTCATTTTTAATAAATAGATTCCTGAATTAATTCTCTCTAAATTGATTTTAAGTTTTGTTGTTTCTATTACTTTTTTACCAAGTAAGTTATAGATAGAAACCTTTTCAACTTTAGAATTACTCCTTATGTTTAAGGTGTTTTTAGCTGGATTTGGATATATAAAATATTCAATTCCTTTCTCTTCATCTATACTTGCAGTTGAACTAAATATTGCAGTAATGTTTTTATCTGCATCCATTGTTATTGATAATGGATTTGTAGTTCCAGATGCATCTCCAGACCAATTAACAAATTGATACCCTGTATTAGGAGTTGCTGTTAAGGTTAAAGATTCTCCATCATCATAAGTAGATTTTCCTTTAAGTATAGGATTTATTGAGACGGTTCCATTTGTTGCGGTAATTGTTAATGTACGTTGTATTTTTACAAAAGTGGCAGTAACTATTTTATGTCCATTCATAACAATTGTAAATTGATTTGTCGTCCCAGAAGCATGACCCGCCCAATTCTTAAATTCATATCCAGTATCTGGAGTTGCTGTTAATGTAACAGAGGTTCCTTCATCATATTTTCCGTTTGTTGGATTTGGATTTGTAACGATAGTTCCATTTGAGGAAGTCAATGTTAGAATGTATTGAATCCTACTAAACATAGCTGTAATATTTTTGTCAGCATCCATTGTAATTGTTAATGGATCTGTTGTTCCAGATGCATCACCAGACCACCCATCAAATTGATAACCTGCATTTGGTGTAGGAGTTAAAGTAATTGCAGTTCCGTAATCATACGTTCCATTTGTAGGGTTTGGATTTGTAGCTACACTACCATTTGTTGCTGTTAAAGTTAATGAATGTTGGATTTTAGCAAAAACTGCAGTAACATTTTTATCAGCATCCATCGTAATAGTTAATGGATTTGTTGTGTTTGTATTACCAGTTCCTGCAAAATCTCCTGTCCAATGTGAAAACTCATATCCTGAATCTGGAACAGGAGTTAGAGTCACTACAGTTCCGTCATCAAAAGTTCCACTATTTCCAGTTATTGTTGTAGGAGTTGGATTTACAGTTATAGTTCCGTTTGTTTCTACAATAGTTAATGTACGCTGTGTTTTAATAAACATTGCAGTAATGTTTTTATCAGCATCCATTGTAATAGTTAATGGATTGGTGGTTCCAGTTGCATCTCCAGACCAACCATTAAATTGATATCCAGTATCTGGGGTTGCTGTTAGTGTAACACTTGTACCGTCTGTATAAATTCCATTTGTAGGATTTGGGTTTGTTGTTATATTACCATTGGTCGCAGTAATTGTTAAAGTTCTATTATTTTGTGCAGGATCATATTCAAAAGCTCCCATATCTACAGTTGTATTGTAGATTCTTGAATTTCCAGCTAAATCTAAAGTAACCCCACTCGGAATTTTACTATTATCACCAGTATCAACAGCAGGAGAAGTAGCTTGTAATTTAAAATCTGATGCTAGTAATGGATCTGAATTACTAGTATTTGTTAAAAAAGCTAAATTTGAAAAGTTATCCTCATCAATTGAGTTGTTTACAAGTGTTGTATTTGGTAATGAAACATGACCTTTATTGATTGCCTTTGTTACAACATTGCTTGCTCCTTTATTGTTATAAAAGATGCTATTAGAAATGTTTGCATTGTGTGTGCTACTACCTCCAGTATTTTTAGCTAAACTTAGAACTCCTCTTTCTGTACTGGCTTGTGTTCCAATATCAGTATTATTTGCAAACGTACAGTTTGTTATGTTTGAAGTTACGTTAGATCCAGAAGCGTTCGCCCTTATCCATAAAGCACTTGCTGTATATCCTTTTTCTGTTCCGCTTTTATCTTTTGAAGTATTATTAGTAAATAAACAGTTTGTAATATTATAAGTAACTGTTCTATTCTTATTCGTTAAAAAATATCCCACAGAACCATACCTACTAAGGTTATTGTTAAAAACACTGTTTTGAATATTAATACTCGCATTTATATCAAAATAGGCTCTTATTGCTCCTCCTGTTAATCCAACATTGTTCTTAAAAGAACAGTTTTTAAGAGTTAGCGAATTAGCAGTATCAGCAACTAAAATTGCAGATCCATAAGCATTGGTAGAAGTACCATTAGCGTGTCCATCATTTATTTGAATTCCATCAATAATAATATCATTTGCGTTTAATTTTACAATATGATAACTATTTTC from Lutibacter sp. Hel_I_33_5 carries:
- a CDS encoding T9SS type A sorting domain-containing protein, giving the protein MITLKFLKQTKNYLGTLVFLLAFNGFSQEVPVTSTNTEITTGITVEFAFDEEKSDTKNNVKERITDNDPDTDWAGNLGNATGEASIIINLGAAYNLAEFQYLTVAKSDPYAFQFLVSTTGKEAADFTDVFNGAKQQSNLDGTYKQFILPSVQTGVTYVKLICFGRINATTEANTSAWNTISEIKFYKEASTASTISNELSKASMYPIPANQHLNLKNINERVNKIEIFNVLGKMLISRKIENSNQTFDTSKLANGMYLVKFSDKYNVSASKMILIQH
- a CDS encoding FKBP-type peptidyl-prolyl cis-trans isomerase; the encoded protein is MKSIISIVFVTLLFVSCSSTETIEEEVIDYDSLNEIEIQDYISKNNLTPKKSSTGLYYIIIDKGTGKTPTLSSNVTVYYKGYTTDGIVFEESPDIGVNYDLNRLIPGFSEGITYLQEGGSAKLIIPSKIGYSGKLSSFNPLGGKVIIFDIKLISVN
- a CDS encoding T9SS type A sorting domain-containing protein, translating into MKSKLFYLLFLISSLSFGQNWTQVGSAKFTNFAKDAAMAFHPTTGNPYVIYANVLDANKPYVVKFDGTNWVAVGTGAIIANEAVLINIAFNPSTNEPNVAFKNKTTNRIDIYKFDGTNWVAIKTSLNGSDAIREIAPLSIQYDTNNNIYVFGHQNVSNNTANHLLRRFYDVGVVNGGGTSSWSYDQVYSIKAMATYPTAYNKYVVNNTINHTAVVQRADVYQHIFNTGNNDYHKNIDPARLIKMTSVSGGNYWAGQNEAVGNAGAKRIIFGYKDQTTPQPLNTTNNTSDILSLAEDKTQNRAYLMYSDSSDKLQFQKYSSSFWSTLPDLNITTNTADFFSGIKFNSTDNHLYLFFLDGGKVSIKKYQPTPSIAKYYVNANVSGGNNSGDSWANAKSDLKDVFNEIGNNTSEIWIAKGTYKPGTGRSDAFNLSVNNLKIYGGFAGTETTISERKINDNPTILSGDLNGDDTGVDFSAMGRTENSYHIVKLNANDIIIDGIQINDGHANGTSTNAYGSAILVADTANSLTLKNCSFKNNVGLTGGAIRAYFDINASINIQNSVFNNNLSRYGSVGYFLTNKNRTVTYNITNCLFTNNTSKDKSGTEKGYTASALWIRANASGSNVTSNITNCTFANNTDIGTQASTERGVLSLAKNTGGSSTHNANISNSIFYNNKGASNVVTKAINKGHVSLPNTTLVNNSIDEDNFSNLAFLTNTSNSDPLLASDFKLQATSPAVDTGDNSKIPSGVTLDLAGNSRIYNTTVDMGAFEYDPAQNNRTLTITATNGNITTNPNPTNGIYTDGTSVTLTATPDTGYQFNGWSGDATGTTNPLTITMDADKNITAMFIKTQRTLTIVETNGTITVNPTPTTITGNSGTFDDGTVVTLTPVPDSGYEFSHWTGDFAGTGNTNTTNPLTITMDADKNVTAVFAKIQHSLTLTATNGSVATNPNPTNGTYDYGTAITLTPTPNAGYQFDGWSGDASGTTDPLTITMDADKNITAMFSRIQYILTLTSSNGTIVTNPNPTNGKYDEGTSVTLTATPDTGYEFKNWAGHASGTTNQFTIVMNGHKIVTATFVKIQRTLTITATNGTVSINPILKGKSTYDDGESLTLTATPNTGYQFVNWSGDASGTTNPLSITMDADKNITAIFSSTASIDEEKGIEYFIYPNPAKNTLNIRSNSKVEKVSIYNLLGKKVIETTKLKINLERINSGIYLLKMKTEKGIITKKIIKE